One Cuculus canorus isolate bCucCan1 chromosome 2, bCucCan1.pri, whole genome shotgun sequence genomic region harbors:
- the LOC128851461 gene encoding glutamine-rich protein 2-like, translating to MASLTLSQRLDAAFGSPFSVDFGELHGLLEAILQHLGLQDLPLRAVGRSPTPLLGSTHSLQCPSKEGEEGGGPGTELEPLVSVKDALAGTASSLQVTSVGQLEKDASESSVSKALLEIDAMKAAQERMEAEIQQLQKALGLQGSGGPSGPVKSPRAEEDTQRGTRSAPGTQTGNLGTQPGSPVTQTPTLGAELGSPNTQTLTLGAQPGSPGTQAPTLGTQPGSPSTSTRTPGAEPGSPGTQSPTLGKQPGSPGTQAPTLGTQPGSPGTSTLTPGAEPGSPGTQSPTLGKQPGSPGTSTPTQGVKPGTHGTQTPTLGAEPGFPGTQSPTLGKQPGSPGTQAPTLGAEPGFTGTQSPTLGKQPGSALTQIPTQGAEPGSPTTQSATLEAESGSSCSQTSIAGTQAQVFQEIGQLGILYANLKEQVAQLAASKAERSELEKLHQLFAEGGQKNITSALSDLQSQLSSLQSPASDLQGETGKIMQLEDALGKLQVPGAEGKEDIRLLLQELKQELGEQQQKSQATLEQLVDKSADQLQAQLDELRVVVESLRQAEGHAAHPICSKDTGTQVEQLLQHYEKLQEQVESVMCQQAAGKVARQRHEKSQQEEKLLKHMQASIAQLQAQHEWLGSAVRDLLDGSEKKQRDIEALFLFLERLEEKKGEKEVLEVDSKATKSTAGSQVSRSQFEASMERLMEIIEKIQSQGMAQEQGLQQLQQQLREVMDSKLDRPELAPVQSQLEHCKNTLKQLKDIVPQTGTADGAAGMKYPQAHCHCLSCDQPLAVTAPGPVSNTRHRGWDGGDGCWRCPAVWDTGAWVSSPAKRPAKPPGQPCLAAGAQ from the exons aTGGCCTCGCTCACCCTGTCCCAGAGGCTGGATGCTGCCTTCGGTTCTCCCTTTTCGGTCGACTTTGGGGAGCTGCATGGCCTGCTGGAGGCCATACTCCAGCACCTGGGGTTGCAGGACCTGCCTCTCCGGGCGGTGGGGCGCAGCCCGACACCCCTCCTGGGGAGCACCCACAGCCTGCAGTGCCCCAgcaaagaaggggaagagggtGGAGGCCCCggcacagagctggagccacTCGTCAGTGTGAAGGACGCACTGGCGGGGACAGCGAGCAGTCTCCAGGTCAcctctgtggggcagctggagaaagaCGCAAGCGAGAGCAGCGTCTCCAAG gctcTCCTTGAGATCGACGCAATGAAGGCAGCGCAGGAACGCATGGAAGCGGaaatccagcagctgcagaaggcactTGGCTTG cagggcagtgggggCCCCTCAGGCCCTGTCAAGAGCCCCAGGGCAGAAGAGGACACCCAGCGCGGGACCAGATCAGCGCCTGGCACCCAGACCGGCAACCTGGGGACCCAGCCAGGGTCCCCTGTCACCCAGACCCCCACCCTGGGGGCAGAGCTAGGGTCCCCCAACACCCAGACCCTGACTCTAGGGGCACAGCCAGGATCCCCTGGCACACAGGCCCCCACtctggggacacagccagggtCCCCTAGCACTTCGACCCGCACCCCGggggcagagccaggctccCCTGGCACCCAATCCCCCACGCTGGGGAAACAGCCAGGATCCCCTGGCACACAGGCCCCCAccctggggacacagccagggtCCCCTGGCACCTCGACCCTGACCCCGggggcagagccaggctccCCTGGCACCCAATCCCCCACGCTGGGGAAACAGCCGGGGTCCCCTGGCACTTCAACCCCCACCCAGGGGGTTAAGCCTGGAACCCATGGCACCCAGACCCCCACCCTGGGGGCAGAGCCAGGGTTCCCTGGCACCCAATCCCCCACTCTGGGGAAACAGCCAGGATCCCCTGGCACACAGGCCCCCACCCTGGGGGCAGAGCCAGGGTTCACTGGCACCCAATCCCCCACTCTGGGGAAACAGCCTGGGTCCGCTCTCACCCAGATCCCTACccagggagcagagccagggtcCCCCACCACCCAATCCGCCACCCTGGAGGCAGAGTCAGGGTCCTCTTGCAGCCAGACCTCCATCGCAGGGACACAGGCACAGGTGTTTCAGGAGATCGGGCAGCTCGGCATTCTCTATGCCAACCTGAAGGAGCAGGTGGCCCAGCTGGCAGCCAGCAAGGCGGAGCGCTCCGAGCTTGAAAAGCTCCACCAGCTCTTCGCGGAGGGAG GTCAGAAGAATATCACCAGTGCCCTGTCCGACCTCCAGAGCCAGCtgtcctctctgcagagcccagcCAGCGACCTGCAGGGTGAGACAGGCAAG ATCATGCAGCTGGAGGACGCCCTTGGAAAGCTGCAGGTGCCTGGAGCTGAAGGGAAAGAGGACATCAG gttgctgctgcaggaattaaagcaggagctgggagagcagcagcagaagagccaGGCCACGCTGGAGCAGCTGGTGGACAAGAGTGCCGACCAGCTGCAGGCACAG CTGGATGAGttgagggtggtggtggagagcCTGAGGCAGGCAGAGGGGCACGCAGCGCACCCCATCTGCAGCAAGGACACCGGCACGCAggtggagcagctcctgcagcactatgagaagctgcaggagcaggtggAATCCGTCATGTGCCAGCAGGCAGCGGGCAAGGTGGCGAGGCAGCGGCATGAGAAGAGCCAG caggaggagaagctccTGAAGCACATGCAGGCCAGCATTGCGCAGCTGCAAGCACAACATGAGTGGCTGGGCTCTGCTGTGAGAGACCTCCTGGATGGCTCtgagaagaagcagagagataTAGAG gctctgttcctgttcctggagaggctggaggagaagaaaggagagaaggaagtcCTGGAAGTCGATTCG AAAGCAACCAAATCCACCGCGGGCAGCCAAGTCAGCCGAAGCCAGTTTGAGGCCAGCATGGAGCGGCTGATGGAGATAATAGAGAAGATCCAGAGCCAGGGGATGGCCCAGGAGCAGGgcttgcagcagctgcagcagcagctcagggaggtgatggaCTCCAAG CTGGATCGCCCGGAGCTGGCGCCTGTCCAGAGCCAACTGGAGCACTGTAAGAACACCCTGAAGCAGCTCAAGGACATCgtgccacagacagggacagcCGATGGAGCAGCTGGGATGAA